In Puntigrus tetrazona isolate hp1 chromosome 7, ASM1883169v1, whole genome shotgun sequence, the following are encoded in one genomic region:
- the LOC122349029 gene encoding uncharacterized protein LOC122349029, whose amino-acid sequence MASPRGHHRRRSMEEPVNMSSDVINLKEELNRLHKDVFPECNKHMEKMSDLLNELDNGFKPAIFALRGAVITGGIAVVFAVLSFFVYDDDVSLILASAGAAMAVFAVLCLAVGRSRTTQQEKNIKQMIEVELKAFLDKMNRFIDVMERICRRTEEILRDPSLSGHKTQALSEHFAYSFEKRLFQEHESKVDDRMTKIALLSGKLSEMIAKVSSVPDLLKEIIEDRKRQRDQPAKPTREFKEKAEKIIDDMRKGIRDLKKQSKRSQPNSGENVQSFEF is encoded by the exons ATGGCTTCCCCGAGAGGCCACCATCGGCGCAGAAGCATGGAGGAACCAGTAAACATGTC ATCTGATGTTATTAATCTCAAAGAAGAATTGAACAGACTTCATAAGGACGTTTTTCCAGAATGCAACAAACATATGGAGAAAATGAGTGATCTTCTCAATGAGCTTGATAATGGTTTCAAACCTGCTATTTTTGCCCTCAGAGGAGCTGTAATAACTGGAGGAATCGCAGTGGTGTTTGCTGTATTATCTTTCTTTGTATACGACGACGACGTTTCATTGATTTTGGCTTCAGCGGGTGCAGCTATGGCTGTATTTGCTGTATTATGTCTCGCTGTCGGGCGATCGAGGACAACACAGCAGGAGAAgaacataaaacaaatgattgaaGTGGAACTTAAGGCGTTTCTGGATAAAATGAACCGTTTTATTGACGTAATGGAAAGAATCTGTCGACGCACTGAAGAAATACTGAGAGACCCTTCTCTGTCAGGTCACAAAACCCAGGCCTTAAGCGAACATTTTGCCTACAGCTTTGAAAAAAGGCTCTTCCAGGAACATGAGAGTAAAGTAGATGACCGGATGACTAAAATCGCGCTGTTGTCCGGAAAGCTTTCAGAAATGATCGCCAAGGTCAGTTCCGTGCCTGACCTCCTCAAAGAGATCATCGAAGACCGCAAGAGGCAGCGTGACCAACCTGCAAAGCCCACTCGTGAGTTTAAGGAGAAAGCAGAAAAAATCATTGATGATATGAGGAAAGGAATCCgcgatttaaaaaaacagagtAAAAGAAGTCAACCAAACAGCGGAGAGAATGTTCAATCGTTTGAGTTCTGA